In Ardenticatenales bacterium, a single genomic region encodes these proteins:
- a CDS encoding PDZ domain-containing protein produces MENSRKVIIALGALAAVLACICIVGGGLLFFGARVITSRVETQLMPTPVVVTQEAVQVIPDDTPSTDAPPSDVPLPAPATEAPAEPPLSVEPTTPPVAAAADDLSQVDMSVFSESWRLIQSEFDGPLPAATDLLAATVNCSVQYTLGDDAYATLQPEIETILANSAPNTTDDQLDNLDLTAFDDAWGLVQEEYEGALPTEEDLRATTIACSIAETLDDQFTGYTPPAVAERMREDLSGTFEGIGAFVRMNDDGILEIARPMDGQPADQAGLLAGDMIVGVDGENVIGQSQDEVISKVRGPRGTVVVLTIRREGVDAPFDVSITRARIEIPIVESEMLDGNIAYVHLTSFSRNAEAQVADALTQLLAQAPEGVIFDLRDNPGGYLDQAVAVADLFLADGIVVQERNKSGLDDVFSAGPGELAEDVPLVVLINAGSASASEIVAGAIQENGRAVIIGETSFGKGSVQLPHVLSDGSELRVTIARWYTPDNNSIDKQGIVPDIEAATPEDLNGPDDAQLQRAVEHILTGQ; encoded by the coding sequence ATGGAAAATTCGCGCAAAGTCATTATCGCATTGGGGGCGCTGGCCGCCGTGCTGGCCTGTATCTGCATCGTGGGCGGGGGGCTGCTCTTCTTTGGCGCCCGCGTCATCACGTCCCGGGTAGAAACCCAATTGATGCCCACGCCCGTCGTGGTCACGCAGGAAGCTGTACAGGTAATTCCTGACGACACACCATCAACCGACGCGCCGCCGAGCGATGTGCCCCTGCCAGCGCCCGCGACGGAAGCGCCCGCGGAGCCGCCCTTGAGCGTGGAGCCGACGACGCCTCCGGTCGCGGCTGCCGCCGACGATTTGTCCCAGGTGGACATGAGCGTGTTCAGTGAAAGTTGGAGGTTGATCCAGAGCGAATTCGATGGGCCACTGCCGGCAGCGACCGATCTGCTGGCGGCCACCGTCAACTGCTCCGTGCAATACACATTGGGCGACGACGCATATGCCACTTTGCAGCCGGAGATAGAGACGATTCTGGCCAACAGCGCGCCGAACACAACGGATGATCAATTGGACAACCTGGACCTGACCGCGTTCGATGATGCCTGGGGGTTGGTGCAGGAGGAATACGAGGGCGCGTTACCCACGGAGGAGGACCTACGGGCGACGACAATTGCTTGCTCGATTGCCGAGACGCTGGACGATCAGTTTACGGGCTATACGCCACCGGCGGTGGCCGAGCGGATGCGCGAGGATTTGAGCGGCACGTTTGAGGGGATTGGCGCCTTTGTGCGCATGAATGATGATGGCATCCTGGAGATTGCGCGCCCCATGGATGGACAGCCGGCGGATCAGGCGGGTTTGCTGGCCGGGGATATGATTGTGGGGGTTGATGGGGAGAACGTCATTGGGCAGTCGCAAGATGAGGTGATTTCGAAGGTGCGTGGTCCGCGGGGGACGGTCGTCGTGCTGACGATTCGGCGGGAGGGGGTGGACGCCCCGTTTGATGTGTCCATTACGCGGGCGCGGATAGAGATTCCCATTGTGGAATCGGAGATGCTGGATGGCAACATTGCCTACGTGCATCTGACTTCGTTTAGCCGCAATGCGGAGGCGCAGGTGGCGGACGCACTGACGCAACTGCTGGCGCAAGCGCCGGAAGGGGTGATTTTTGACTTGCGCGACAATCCGGGCGGCTATCTGGACCAGGCGGTGGCGGTGGCGGATTTGTTCCTGGCGGATGGGATTGTGGTGCAGGAGCGGAATAAGTCGGGGTTGGATGATGTGTTTTCGGCGGGACCGGGGGAGTTGGCGGAGGATGTGCCGTTGGTGGTGTTGATAAATGCCGGCAGCGCCAGTGCCTCCGAGATTGTGGCCGGTGCGATTCAGGAGAACGGCCGCGCCGTGATCATTGGTGAAACCAGCTTTGGCAAAGGTTCCGTGCAACTTCCTCACGTCCTCTCCGATGGCAGCGAGCTGCGCGTGACCATCGCTCGCTGGTACACGCCCGACAACAACTCCATTGACAAGCAGGGCATTGTTCCGGACATTGAAGCGGCCACACCCGAGGATTTGAACGGTCCCGACGACGCCCAGTTGCAGCGCGCGGTCGAACACATCCTGACCGGGCAGTAG
- a CDS encoding PDZ domain-containing protein, with translation MSDSKRNLLTVFLTILLTLTAFAAGFFVSDTLRTAGQPNAAEGESMSLFWEAWDHIEANFLGDLPTAQARTYAAIRGAMGLLDDRYTVFIEPRVRDQEKESLSGTFGGIGATLQRNEAGDLLLLPLPDNPAANAGILANDILLAVDNQPVTPEETVSDVAARIRGEKGTIVVLTIRRGGQETLDISIERGDILIPSVAYRLLTDTTIGYIQLTRFSGESSKEVAQAIAALREQGAESLVFDLRHNGGGLLDAAVSISDLFLSDGLILRQVSRNDKEQTFSAHRDTAADAIPLVLLVDGGTASASEIVAGALQDNRRATLIGAPTFGKGSVQLIYDLSDGSSIHVTSARWYTPGGKQLDGQGLQPDIVVTITQEAIDRGQDEFLDRAVQFLQTGE, from the coding sequence ATGTCTGACTCCAAACGCAACCTGCTCACTGTATTCCTGACGATTCTGCTTACCCTGACCGCTTTTGCCGCCGGTTTTTTTGTCAGCGACACGCTGCGGACTGCCGGCCAACCGAACGCGGCGGAAGGGGAGTCGATGTCTTTGTTCTGGGAGGCGTGGGATCACATTGAGGCGAATTTTCTGGGCGATTTGCCCACGGCGCAAGCGCGTACCTATGCGGCGATTCGCGGTGCGATGGGGCTGCTGGATGATCGGTATACGGTGTTTATTGAGCCGCGGGTGCGCGATCAGGAGAAGGAGAGTCTTAGCGGGACGTTTGGCGGCATTGGGGCGACGTTGCAGCGGAATGAGGCGGGGGATTTGTTGCTGTTGCCTCTGCCTGATAATCCGGCGGCAAATGCCGGCATTCTCGCCAACGACATCCTCCTCGCTGTAGACAACCAACCTGTCACCCCCGAAGAAACCGTTTCCGACGTCGCCGCCCGCATCCGGGGCGAAAAAGGCACCATCGTCGTCCTCACCATCCGCCGCGGCGGCCAGGAAACCCTGGACATCTCCATCGAACGGGGCGACATCCTCATCCCCTCCGTCGCCTACCGCCTCCTCACCGACACGACCATCGGCTACATTCAACTCACCCGCTTCAGTGGCGAGAGCAGCAAGGAAGTAGCCCAGGCCATCGCCGCGCTGCGCGAACAAGGCGCGGAGAGCCTCGTTTTCGACCTGCGCCACAACGGTGGCGGCCTCCTCGACGCCGCCGTCAGCATCTCCGACCTCTTCCTCTCCGACGGCCTCATTTTGCGCCAGGTCAGCCGCAACGACAAAGAGCAGACCTTCAGCGCCCATCGGGACACCGCCGCCGATGCGATACCCCTGGTCCTCCTCGTGGACGGCGGAACCGCCAGCGCCTCCGAAATCGTTGCCGGCGCGCTTCAGGATAACCGGCGCGCCACACTCATCGGCGCGCCCACCTTTGGCAAAGGTTCCGTTCAATTAATCTATGATTTGAGTGATGGCTCCTCCATTCACGTCACCTCCGCCCGCTGGTATACTCCTGGTGGCAAACAACTGGACGGTCAGGGATTGCAGCCCGATATTGTGGTGACAATCACCCAGGAAGCCATAGACCGGGGGCAGGATGAGTTCCTGGACCGCGCCGTCCAATTTCTACAAACTGGAGAGTAG
- a CDS encoding cation transporter, producing the protein MLIHRHLTKFAWLSIAAAVFTIGLKAAAYIFTGSVGLLSDALESGVNLVAAVLALVVLNIAAQPPDEEHTFGHTKAEYFSSGVEGSLILVAAIMIASTAVERLVHPRALEQTTIGLLLSLVASLVNFAVARVLLRAGNRYRSITLIANSRHLMTDVWTSIGVLAGVLAVTLTGWTWLDPVIALAVAIQIAFSAVNLLRQSVAGLMDTALPDQEVAMIEHTLAQFVRQYGVQYHALRTRQSGVQRFVSFHVQVPGSWSVQQGHALLEEIEEVMRQQLSPVSVLTHLEPIEDPRSWQDIDL; encoded by the coding sequence ATGTTAATTCACCGACACTTAACGAAATTTGCCTGGCTATCCATCGCCGCGGCCGTCTTTACCATTGGCCTGAAGGCTGCCGCCTACATCTTCACGGGTTCCGTGGGGCTGCTTTCGGATGCGCTGGAATCGGGCGTGAACCTGGTCGCCGCCGTGCTGGCTCTGGTGGTGCTGAACATTGCTGCGCAGCCGCCGGACGAGGAACACACCTTCGGCCATACGAAGGCGGAGTACTTCTCCAGCGGCGTGGAAGGCTCTCTGATCCTGGTGGCGGCCATCATGATAGCCAGCACCGCCGTCGAGCGGCTGGTGCATCCGCGCGCGCTGGAGCAGACGACGATTGGCCTGCTGCTTTCGCTGGTGGCCTCGCTGGTCAATTTTGCCGTGGCCCGCGTGCTGCTGCGTGCCGGCAACCGGTACCGTTCCATCACGCTGATCGCCAACTCCCGCCACCTGATGACGGACGTGTGGACGTCGATAGGCGTGCTGGCGGGCGTGTTGGCGGTGACGTTGACAGGCTGGACCTGGCTGGACCCCGTGATTGCCCTGGCAGTGGCGATACAGATTGCCTTTTCCGCCGTGAACTTGCTGAGACAGTCGGTAGCCGGCCTGATGGATACGGCGCTGCCTGATCAAGAAGTGGCAATGATTGAGCATACGTTGGCGCAGTTTGTGCGGCAGTATGGCGTACAGTACCATGCGCTGCGGACGCGGCAGTCTGGCGTGCAGCGGTTCGTGTCGTTTCATGTGCAGGTTCCGGGCAGTTGGAGCGTGCAGCAGGGGCATGCGCTGTTGGAGGAAATTGAGGAGGTGATGCGGCAACAATTGTCGCCTGTGTCGGTTTTAACGCACCTGGAGCCAATTGAGGACCCGCGCTCGTGGCAGGATATTGATTTGTAG
- the smpB gene encoding SsrA-binding protein SmpB gives MSKKQTSEDGIKIVAQNRRARHDYELLERFEAGLVLTGTEIKSVRDHKVSLQNSFVQVRNGELWLIDANIAPYVHGNRENHEPTRPRKLLLHRREIGKVMDAVTTKGITLIPLRVYLKKGWAKLDFAIARGKKLYDKRQDLAKRDARRQVERALREKYR, from the coding sequence ATGAGCAAGAAGCAAACGAGCGAAGACGGCATTAAGATAGTGGCCCAAAACCGACGCGCCCGCCACGATTATGAATTGCTGGAGCGGTTCGAGGCGGGGTTGGTGCTGACGGGCACGGAGATTAAGTCCGTCCGCGACCATAAGGTTAGTCTGCAAAACAGCTTTGTGCAGGTGCGTAATGGGGAACTCTGGCTGATTGACGCCAATATCGCCCCGTATGTGCATGGCAACCGCGAAAATCACGAGCCGACGCGCCCGCGCAAGTTGCTGCTGCATCGCCGCGAAATTGGCAAGGTGATGGACGCGGTCACTACGAAGGGGATCACGCTGATTCCGCTGCGGGTTTATCTGAAGAAAGGGTGGGCCAAGCTGGACTTTGCTATTGCGCGGGGCAAGAAGTTGTATGATAAGCGGCAGGACCTGGCGAAACGGGATGCGCGTCGCCAGGTGGAGCGGGCGTTGCGGGAGAAGTATCGTTGA
- a CDS encoding glycosyltransferase family 39 protein, whose amino-acid sequence MREKHLLILILLAFTLLGIVYALTTPPFEASDELWHYPMVRHLADGNPLPVQDPQNVGPWKQEASQPPLYYYLGAALTFWIDTGDMPQVRWLNPHVDNGVITADGNINLAVHDPAASRWQGALLAVTLVRLASVLLGLATVVLTYYLARAAAPHRPEIALGAAALNAFTPMFLFISGAVNNDNLALPLTALGVWLMVRTVRRARQNQPVTGRDWLLLGIVVGAAALTKEGTLALLPLAGGTLFLVEWQAAAEPATLPAFTRVLGRSLRRFLWVLMPAFLIAGWWYIRNLQLYGDWLGWNAFLAVLGQRAHPASLAQLWDERWGFLLSYWGLFGGVNVPMPTWIYRVLNGILIVGLIGFIPFVAQRLRAFWNRPRHQSRNVVAGILRLSIDEFPLLICLLLSAAVIYGVIQWATVTWSSQGRLVFTAISALNVLLALGLAGWLPPRPARTLLTVIVGFFFLVAAAAPFLWIRPAYTHVYANEDASLPHPLDLHFGGQMRLLGYDVDKTTLFPGDQVEVRLLWQGEQPMTRAWSVFVHLNDPVLGVPIAQRDMYPGQGLVATSLLPPGQRLLDRYILQVPPTAIAPADLSLTVGLYDYDTGERLLLADGTDTAALATLMLQPRPGSIPNALNVNFGNEFTLRGYEVTPRRARAGESLMMHLYWQADAPPSRDYTFFVQVLGAENRRWAAADIAPTPDTSHWSADELQMVTFPLTLDPDTPAQVFPIIAGIYWQDPDGNFHRLQTVTPTGRLTDDFLELTQIRILP is encoded by the coding sequence ATGCGCGAAAAACACCTGCTCATCCTCATCCTGCTCGCCTTCACGCTCCTGGGCATCGTTTACGCCCTCACGACGCCCCCGTTTGAAGCCTCCGATGAATTGTGGCACTACCCCATGGTGCGCCACCTGGCCGATGGCAACCCCCTGCCCGTGCAGGACCCGCAAAATGTCGGCCCCTGGAAACAAGAGGCCAGCCAGCCCCCGCTCTACTACTACCTCGGCGCGGCCCTCACCTTCTGGATTGACACCGGCGACATGCCCCAGGTGCGCTGGCTCAACCCGCACGTGGACAATGGCGTGATCACCGCCGACGGCAACATCAACCTGGCCGTGCACGACCCTGCCGCCAGCCGCTGGCAGGGGGCACTGCTGGCCGTGACCCTGGTGCGCCTGGCCTCGGTGCTGTTGGGGCTGGCGACCGTCGTCCTGACTTACTACCTGGCACGGGCGGCGGCGCCACATCGCCCGGAAATCGCCCTGGGCGCGGCGGCTCTGAATGCTTTCACGCCCATGTTCCTGTTCATCAGCGGCGCGGTCAACAATGATAACCTCGCTTTGCCGCTGACTGCTTTGGGCGTCTGGCTCATGGTGCGAACAGTGCGACGGGCGCGGCAAAATCAGCCCGTCACGGGGCGGGATTGGCTATTGTTGGGCATCGTCGTGGGCGCGGCGGCGTTGACGAAGGAAGGCACGCTGGCGCTGCTGCCGCTGGCGGGGGGCACGCTGTTTTTGGTGGAGTGGCAGGCGGCGGCAGAACCGGCCACGCTGCCGGCATTTACCCGCGTGTTGGGGCGATCATTGCGGCGGTTTTTGTGGGTGTTGATGCCGGCATTTCTCATCGCCGGCTGGTGGTACATACGCAACCTACAACTCTACGGCGACTGGCTCGGCTGGAACGCCTTCCTCGCCGTCCTCGGCCAGCGCGCCCACCCCGCCAGCCTCGCCCAACTCTGGGACGAACGCTGGGGCTTCCTCCTCTCCTACTGGGGCCTGTTTGGCGGCGTCAACGTCCCCATGCCCACCTGGATTTACCGCGTCTTGAACGGCATCCTCATCGTCGGCCTCATCGGCTTTATCCCCTTCGTCGCCCAACGCCTGCGCGCCTTCTGGAACAGACCACGCCACCAGTCACGCAACGTTGTTGCCGGCATTCTCCGCCTATCCATCGACGAATTCCCCCTGCTCATCTGCCTCCTACTCAGCGCCGCCGTGATTTATGGCGTCATCCAGTGGGCCACCGTCACCTGGTCCTCCCAGGGGCGGCTCGTATTCACAGCCATTTCCGCCCTCAACGTGCTGCTGGCCCTGGGGCTGGCGGGCTGGTTGCCACCACGGCCGGCGCGCACCCTGCTCACCGTCATCGTCGGCTTCTTCTTCCTCGTCGCCGCCGCCGCGCCTTTCCTCTGGATTCGCCCCGCCTACACACATGTCTATGCGAATGAGGATGCCTCACTGCCCCATCCGCTCGACCTCCACTTTGGCGGACAGATGCGCCTGCTCGGTTATGACGTGGACAAAACAACCCTCTTCCCCGGCGATCAGGTAGAAGTGCGCCTGCTGTGGCAGGGTGAGCAGCCCATGACGCGCGCCTGGAGCGTCTTTGTCCACCTCAATGATCCCGTGTTGGGCGTCCCCATCGCCCAGCGCGATATGTATCCGGGGCAGGGATTGGTGGCGACGTCGCTGCTGCCTCCCGGCCAGCGGCTGCTGGACCGCTACATCCTCCAGGTTCCGCCGACGGCAATTGCCCCGGCGGACCTGTCACTGACAGTAGGGCTGTACGATTACGACACGGGCGAACGCCTGCTGCTGGCGGATGGCACGGACACCGCCGCGCTGGCCACATTGATGTTGCAGCCACGTCCGGGCAGCATCCCCAATGCCCTAAACGTCAACTTCGGCAATGAGTTTACCCTGCGCGGCTACGAAGTGACGCCGCGCCGCGCCCGCGCCGGGGAGTCACTGATGATGCACCTCTACTGGCAGGCAGACGCCCCTCCTTCCCGTGACTATACATTTTTCGTGCAAGTGTTGGGCGCGGAAAATCGGCGCTGGGCAGCAGCGGACATCGCGCCCACGCCGGACACGTCCCACTGGTCGGCGGACGAATTGCAGATGGTGACGTTTCCGCTAACGCTGGACCCAGATACGCCGGCGCAGGTGTTCCCGATAATTGCCGGCATCTATTGGCAAGACCCCGACGGCAATTTCCACCGGCTGCAAACCGTCACCCCCACAGGCCGCCTCACCGACGACTTCCTCGAACTCACCCAGATACGCATCCTCCCCTAA
- a CDS encoding O-antigen ligase family protein encodes MTISKPSTKQKSTGLDGSDLARSPWGVGIMAGILAVLGGIILAVGGPLAAIALLAAGIGGLIVLRNMEIGFWGVIAVICLLPFGTIPIDIGVTPTLLDVALGAVAGIWLLRLVTGQQQTIITSPITLPLVIFIIVAIFAFIFGLANGPLTTQLLRRFAELLLSMGFTLVVIDFCRDWNRLERLVKVLLWAGAGGAAMGIVLWLLPDGTANDILNALQRIGYPGGWVIRYIEDNPELSERAIGTAIDPNALGGLLLMIGALTGTQLVAKRPLLPRWQIAGIFALLLICLVLTFSRGAMFGLAVGLGFVAVARYRRLIPVMLVIGLLFLLLPVTQEYVARFVEGIQGQDLATQMRFGEYRDALTLIGRYPLFGVGFAGSPDIDLYLGVAMIYLTIGQEMGLLGLGTFFVLIGTIYGYAYVNRRAFGADRPHDAVWLGLHAALLGGLAAGIFDHYLFNIDFHHAVTIFWLLIGLAVASTRLGHHSPSLHSAPMPA; translated from the coding sequence ATGACAATCAGCAAACCATCCACAAAACAAAAATCGACCGGACTTGACGGGTCCGACCTGGCTCGTTCTCCGTGGGGGGTGGGGATTATGGCCGGCATCCTCGCCGTCCTCGGTGGCATCATCCTGGCTGTCGGGGGACCGTTGGCGGCGATTGCTTTGCTCGCTGCCGGCATTGGCGGCCTCATCGTCCTCCGCAACATGGAAATCGGCTTCTGGGGCGTCATCGCCGTCATCTGCCTGCTCCCCTTCGGCACCATCCCCATCGACATCGGCGTCACCCCCACTCTGCTCGACGTCGCTTTGGGCGCGGTTGCCGGCATCTGGCTCCTCCGCCTCGTCACCGGCCAACAACAAACCATCATCACCTCCCCCATCACCCTCCCCCTCGTCATCTTCATCATCGTCGCCATCTTCGCCTTCATCTTCGGCCTGGCCAATGGCCCCCTCACCACGCAGTTGCTGCGCCGCTTCGCCGAACTCCTCCTCAGCATGGGCTTCACCCTCGTCGTCATTGACTTCTGCCGCGACTGGAACCGGCTGGAACGCCTCGTCAAAGTGTTGTTGTGGGCGGGCGCGGGTGGCGCGGCCATGGGCATCGTTCTCTGGCTGCTGCCCGACGGAACCGCCAACGACATCCTCAACGCCCTACAGCGCATCGGCTACCCCGGCGGTTGGGTCATTCGCTACATTGAGGACAACCCGGAGCTTTCGGAACGCGCCATCGGCACGGCTATCGATCCCAACGCGCTCGGCGGCCTGCTGTTGATGATTGGCGCGCTGACCGGAACCCAACTCGTCGCCAAACGCCCACTGCTGCCTCGCTGGCAAATTGCCGGCATTTTCGCCCTCCTCCTCATCTGCCTCGTTCTCACATTTTCCCGCGGGGCCATGTTCGGCCTCGCCGTGGGCCTCGGCTTTGTCGCCGTCGCCCGCTATCGCCGCCTCATTCCCGTCATGCTCGTCATCGGCCTGCTCTTCCTGCTGCTCCCCGTCACGCAAGAATACGTGGCCCGATTTGTGGAAGGCATCCAGGGGCAAGACCTGGCCACGCAAATGCGTTTTGGCGAATACCGCGACGCGCTCACCCTGATCGGGCGGTATCCGCTGTTTGGCGTGGGTTTTGCCGGCTCCCCGGACATCGACCTGTATCTGGGGGTCGCCATGATTTACCTGACCATCGGGCAGGAGATGGGGTTGCTGGGCCTGGGAACGTTTTTCGTCTTGATTGGAACTATTTATGGTTACGCTTATGTCAACCGCCGCGCGTTTGGCGCGGACCGCCCCCACGATGCGGTCTGGTTGGGATTACATGCGGCGCTGTTGGGAGGATTGGCTGCCGGCATTTTCGACCACTACCTCTTCAACATCGACTTCCATCACGCCGTCACCATTTTCTGGCTACTCATCGGCCTGGCTGTCGCCTCCACGCGCCTCGGGCACCACAGCCCTTCTCTCCACAGCGCCCCAATGCCGGCATAG
- a CDS encoding NAD-dependent epimerase/dehydratase family protein, with protein MRKKVILITGASGEIGVALVRALAQRTDRLIVTLDLKAMPPEIAPLVTHIEGSILNEDLLARLVSEYEFDTIYHLAALLSTRGEYTPEVAHRVNVDGTLGLLKLAADQSQWRGRPVQFIFPSSIAVYGLPDLARKEAFRRVREWDWNYPSTMYGCNKLYCEMLGNYFSRHYRQLAADRPVMLDFRSVRFPGLISAFTVPSGGTSDYGPEMLHAAAKGEPYACFVREDTEIPFMAMPDAVTALLDLAAAPREKLSRLVYNVTSFSLTAAAFRERVQEAFPGAEITFAPDWQRQGIVDSWPAELEDKTARRDWGWQPAYDVDRAFDEYLIPNIRNRYLVAAD; from the coding sequence ATGCGTAAAAAAGTCATTTTGATTACGGGGGCGTCGGGCGAGATAGGCGTTGCCCTGGTGCGGGCGCTGGCACAGCGCACGGATAGGTTGATTGTGACACTGGATCTGAAGGCAATGCCGCCGGAAATTGCCCCCCTCGTCACACACATTGAAGGCAGTATCCTCAACGAAGATTTGCTGGCTCGTCTGGTGAGTGAATACGAATTCGATACCATCTATCATCTGGCCGCGCTCCTTTCCACGCGCGGCGAATATACGCCCGAAGTCGCGCACCGCGTCAATGTGGATGGGACATTGGGGCTGCTGAAACTGGCGGCGGACCAATCGCAGTGGCGTGGCCGCCCCGTGCAGTTCATTTTCCCCAGCTCCATTGCCGTGTACGGCCTGCCCGATCTGGCGCGCAAGGAGGCATTCCGCCGCGTGCGTGAGTGGGATTGGAACTATCCCAGTACGATGTATGGCTGCAACAAGCTGTACTGCGAGATGCTGGGCAACTATTTCAGCCGCCACTACCGCCAACTGGCCGCGGACCGGCCGGTGATGCTCGACTTTCGCTCCGTGCGCTTCCCCGGCCTGATCAGCGCCTTTACCGTGCCCAGCGGGGGCACGAGCGATTACGGGCCGGAGATGCTGCACGCTGCCGCCAAAGGGGAGCCATACGCTTGCTTCGTGCGTGAGGATACGGAGATTCCCTTCATGGCGATGCCGGACGCGGTGACGGCGCTGCTGGACCTGGCGGCGGCTCCGCGCGAGAAGTTAAGCCGCCTGGTGTACAACGTCACCAGTTTTAGCCTGACGGCGGCGGCGTTCCGGGAGCGGGTGCAGGAGGCTTTTCCGGGGGCGGAGATTACGTTTGCGCCGGATTGGCAGCGGCAGGGGATTGTGGATAGCTGGCCCGCCGAGTTGGAGGACAAGACGGCGCGGCGAGATTGGGGATGGCAACCGGCATACGACGTGGATCGTGCTTTCGACGAGTACCTGATCCCCAACATCCGCAATCGCTATCTGGTGGCGGCGGATTAA
- a CDS encoding LysM peptidoglycan-binding domain-containing protein: MRRLIYCFLLLILASFLVACGSSADTVPTQVPIAEPGNETPSASPRPTDNPADLLPPTWTPQPTADSLTPAVGQSPNNDARLTAGQTIYIVQSGDTLGSIAELYDISIDDLARANSISDIDHIEVGQQLVIP, translated from the coding sequence ATGCGCCGCCTGATATATTGTTTCCTCCTGCTCATTCTGGCCTCATTCCTGGTCGCTTGCGGAAGCAGCGCCGACACCGTTCCCACACAGGTTCCCATCGCCGAACCGGGAAACGAAACCCCAAGTGCCTCTCCCCGTCCGACGGACAACCCCGCCGACCTCCTCCCACCCACCTGGACGCCCCAACCCACCGCGGACAGCCTCACTCCCGCCGTGGGTCAGTCTCCCAACAACGACGCCCGCCTCACAGCCGGACAAACGATCTACATTGTACAGTCTGGCGACACGCTGGGAAGCATTGCCGAACTCTACGACATCTCCATCGACGATCTTGCCCGCGCCAATAGCATCAGCGACATTGACCACATCGAAGTCGGGCAGCAACTTGTCATCCCGTGA